The sequence GTGAAGTATTCCACCACTTAGGAAAACTATTAAAAGCTAATGGAGATTCTACTAACGTAGGAAACGAAGGTGGATATGCTCCTGCTAAAATAAACGGAACTGAAGGAGCTTTAGACCTTATGGTTGAAGCTATCAAAAAAGCTGGATATGAACCTGGAAAAGATATAACTTTCGCAATGGACGCTGCATCAAGTGAATTCTGTAAAGAAGTAGCACCTGGAAAATTCGAATACCACTTCGAAAGAGAAGGAGGAGTTACTAGAACTTCTGAAGAAATGGTTGAATGGTATGCAGGACTTGTAGAAAAATATCCAATCAAATCTATCGAAGATGGATTAGGAGAAGACGACTGGGCTGGATGGCAACTATTAACAGCTAGACTAGGAGAAAAAGTTCAACTAGTTGGAGACGACCTATTCGTAACTAACACTGAAAGACTTAAAAAAGGAATTGAATTAAAAGCTGCTAACTCAATTCTTATCAAACTTAACCAAATCGGATCATTAACTGAAACTCTAGATGCTATCGAAATGGCTAAAAGAGCAGGAATGACTGCAGTTGTTTCTCATAGATCTGGAGAAACTGAAGATGCTACAATAGCTGATATTGCTGTTGCAACAAACGCAGGACAAATCAAAACTGGATCAACTTCTAGAACTGATAGAATGGCTAAATACAACCAATTACTAAGAATAGAAGATGAACTAGGAGCTACTGCTCAATACAAAGGATTAGATGTATTCTATAATCTTTCAAAATAGTTTAAATCTTAGGGACTGACATTATGTCAGTCCTTTTTTTGTCAATAAAAACAAAAAAATAATTTTGTAACATAAATGACATATAAAAAGGATAGAATATTAACATAAAATCCTTTTAGAAAATATTAATATTACACACGAAAAATAAAGAGCTGGAGTAAAAAATTCAGCTCTTTTTATTTTGACTAAAACTATAATTTATCTAACCAAGCTCAATTATCTAGCCACATCGCTAGGTTTTGACAAAGTACCTTTGTTATTAGCGATTATTAGTCAAGTTAAGTTATCTCTATTTCTTTTAAATATCAGCTAAATTCCATGTCAAAGAATAAAGAGAGAGTAACACTCATCTGACTAAAATTCCGAAACTCGACTTCGTCTCAAACACGTCGGAATTTT comes from uncultured Fusobacterium sp. and encodes:
- the eno gene encoding phosphopyruvate hydratase, whose product is MTRIADVVAREILDSRGNPTVEVDVILECGAKGRAAVPSGASTGAYEAVELRDGDKSRYLGKGVLTAVNNVNTEIREAILGMDALDQVAVDTKMIELDGTPNKGRLGANAILGVSLALAKAAAEALGMPLYKYLGGVNTKELPLPMMNILNGGSHADSAVDVQEFMIQPVGAKDFKEAMRMGCEVFHHLGKLLKANGDSTNVGNEGGYAPAKINGTEGALDLMVEAIKKAGYEPGKDITFAMDAASSEFCKEVAPGKFEYHFEREGGVTRTSEEMVEWYAGLVEKYPIKSIEDGLGEDDWAGWQLLTARLGEKVQLVGDDLFVTNTERLKKGIELKAANSILIKLNQIGSLTETLDAIEMAKRAGMTAVVSHRSGETEDATIADIAVATNAGQIKTGSTSRTDRMAKYNQLLRIEDELGATAQYKGLDVFYNLSK